From Martelella sp. AD-3, a single genomic window includes:
- a CDS encoding exo-alpha-sialidase, with translation MNVKLQTKTFIVPPDHTLFRNCHASTVIVLPDNTRLTAFFGGEREGEGDVAIWTVRGDGESWETPRRLFAEDGLAHWNPVLLNEGNTVWLFYKVGPTVHTWTTRWSLSHDGGLTWSKPTELVPGDSGPRGPVKNKLLVMSNGEWLAPASVETEEIWDAFADISADEGESWTRCDVPFTHHSNSDPHDNGGVWGGLAENALWETDPQKVFRWDGVIQPSAWESAPGKIHMLMRSTRGHLYRTDSDDFGRTWSEAYPTGTVNNNSGIDVAETGGVLALAYNPNGGNWGRRTPLSLALSNDNAKTFQRVIDLETEEGEFSYPAIIARGKELHLTYTHNRKSIVYCHLTLEDGSFSGLQKR, from the coding sequence ATGAATGTAAAGCTACAGACAAAAACCTTTATCGTTCCGCCAGACCATACCCTGTTTCGGAACTGCCACGCTTCCACTGTTATTGTCCTCCCAGACAATACCCGGCTCACCGCCTTTTTCGGCGGTGAGCGCGAAGGCGAAGGCGATGTCGCCATCTGGACCGTGCGCGGAGACGGCGAAAGCTGGGAAACCCCCCGCCGCCTCTTTGCCGAGGACGGCCTTGCGCACTGGAATCCGGTTCTCCTCAACGAAGGCAATACGGTCTGGCTATTCTACAAGGTCGGCCCGACGGTCCACACATGGACGACGCGCTGGAGCCTCTCGCATGATGGCGGACTGACATGGTCAAAGCCAACTGAGCTGGTTCCCGGTGACAGCGGACCGCGAGGCCCGGTGAAGAACAAGCTTCTTGTGATGTCCAATGGTGAATGGCTGGCTCCGGCTTCGGTTGAAACCGAAGAGATCTGGGATGCATTCGCGGATATTTCCGCAGACGAAGGCGAAAGCTGGACCCGCTGCGATGTTCCCTTCACCCACCACAGCAATAGTGACCCGCACGATAATGGCGGCGTCTGGGGCGGGCTGGCCGAAAACGCTTTGTGGGAAACCGATCCGCAGAAGGTTTTCAGATGGGATGGGGTGATCCAGCCAAGCGCGTGGGAATCGGCTCCGGGCAAAATCCATATGCTGATGCGCTCGACCCGCGGTCACCTTTACAGAACAGATTCCGATGATTTCGGCCGGACATGGTCTGAGGCCTATCCGACCGGAACCGTCAATAACAATTCCGGCATCGATGTTGCCGAAACCGGCGGCGTACTTGCGCTTGCCTATAACCCGAATGGCGGCAACTGGGGCCGTCGTACGCCTCTTTCCCTGGCGCTTTCAAATGATAATGCCAAAACTTTTCAACGAGTTATCGACCTCGAGACTGAAGAGGGCGAGTTCTCGTATCCGGCAATCATTGCCAGAGGCAAAGAGCTTCACCTGACTTACACACACAACCGTAAGTCAATCGTCTACTGCCATTTGACACTGGAGGATGGCTCGTTTTCCGGTCTGCAAAAGAGATAG
- a CDS encoding dihydrodipicolinate synthase family protein, translating to MTKALESAHDHHTGIWPVMLTPFTENLEIDWASLENLIDWYLAAGVHGLFANCQSSEMFFLSDAESEKLTRFVVDYVDGRAPVVASGHTGNAPGHQAEQLQAIAECGVDSVIMISNRLAAQDQSDTIVLENLAALTEKLPTNVGLGVYECPYPYKRLLSEEAVSWAAKSGRFTFLKDTCCNIEMLRRRAELAKGSRLHIANANAQTLLESMKAGCHGYSGVMANFHPALYVWLFEKWQKEPEKAEILSKFLSLAALTESMSYPACAKDFQKAVGNFASVKCRSLTTGSYFDNHVSSTVSQMIALGDWLSQTLELGLPATASQPESRVAAE from the coding sequence ATGACCAAGGCACTCGAAAGCGCGCACGACCACCACACAGGCATCTGGCCTGTTATGCTGACCCCGTTTACCGAGAACCTCGAAATCGACTGGGCGTCGCTTGAAAATCTGATCGACTGGTATCTGGCGGCCGGCGTTCACGGTCTTTTCGCCAACTGCCAGTCGAGCGAGATGTTCTTTCTGAGCGATGCCGAATCGGAAAAGCTGACCCGTTTCGTCGTCGACTATGTTGATGGCCGTGCGCCGGTTGTTGCGTCGGGCCACACCGGCAATGCGCCCGGCCATCAAGCAGAGCAACTGCAGGCGATTGCTGAATGCGGCGTTGACAGCGTCATCATGATCTCCAATCGGCTGGCCGCTCAGGATCAATCCGATACCATAGTCCTGGAAAATCTCGCTGCTCTGACAGAAAAGCTGCCGACCAATGTCGGCCTTGGCGTTTATGAGTGCCCCTACCCCTATAAACGCCTCTTGAGCGAAGAAGCCGTATCATGGGCCGCGAAGTCCGGTCGCTTCACTTTTCTCAAAGATACCTGCTGCAACATCGAGATGCTGCGCCGACGCGCCGAACTGGCTAAGGGAAGCCGGCTGCATATCGCCAACGCCAATGCCCAGACGCTCCTGGAGAGCATGAAAGCAGGCTGCCATGGCTACAGCGGCGTGATGGCAAACTTCCATCCTGCACTTTATGTCTGGCTGTTTGAAAAATGGCAGAAAGAGCCCGAAAAAGCGGAGATTCTGTCCAAATTCCTGTCGCTGGCCGCCCTGACAGAAAGCATGAGTTACCCAGCCTGCGCCAAGGATTTTCAGAAAGCCGTCGGCAATTTTGCATCAGTGAAATGCCGTTCGCTGACCACCGGCAGCTACTTCGACAATCATGTCTCGTCGACAGTTTCGCAGATGATTGCTCTCGGAGACTGGCTGAGCCAGACGCTTGAACTCGGCCTTCCCGCAACGGCTTCTCAACCGGAAAGCCGGGTTGCGGCCGAGTAG